One segment of Methanolinea mesophila DNA contains the following:
- a CDS encoding flavodoxin family protein: MKIIGLNASPRGAESRTLKLVEAVLAGAREEGAETELVDIYDLKIEYCTACGACYATGECTLMDDFPDLFERMLDADGIVLGSPNYIDSITAPLKAVFDRVADAIHCQMFSGKFGCSVCTAGGSGQDKVVEYMNHTLMVLGCTVTGGVGVAIGRDPLALVPAEEESFRLGKKLARSIRGEHRYPEQEQFHRERRDYFCQLVMANKAVWQHEYDWYAQMGWLKEEE, translated from the coding sequence ATGAAGATAATCGGACTGAACGCAAGCCCGCGGGGGGCGGAAAGCAGGACGCTCAAACTGGTCGAGGCCGTCCTCGCCGGTGCCCGGGAGGAGGGTGCCGAGACCGAACTGGTGGATATCTACGACCTGAAGATCGAGTACTGCACCGCCTGCGGGGCGTGTTACGCCACCGGCGAGTGCACCCTGATGGACGACTTTCCCGACCTGTTCGAGAGGATGCTCGATGCCGACGGGATCGTGCTCGGCTCGCCCAACTATATTGACTCCATCACCGCGCCGCTCAAAGCAGTATTCGACCGGGTCGCCGATGCCATACACTGTCAGATGTTCTCGGGGAAATTCGGGTGCTCCGTCTGCACCGCGGGCGGGAGCGGCCAGGATAAGGTGGTCGAATACATGAATCATACCCTCATGGTGCTCGGCTGCACGGTGACCGGCGGCGTGGGCGTCGCCATCGGCAGGGACCCGCTCGCACTCGTTCCCGCGGAGGAGGAGTCCTTCAGGCTCGGGAAAAAACTGGCCCGGTCGATCCGGGGCGAGCATCGTTACCCGGAACAGGAACAGTTTCACCGGGAACGCAGGGATTATTTCTGCCAGCTGGTGATGGCGAACAAGGCAGTCTGGCAGCACGAGTACGACTGGTACGCCCAGATGGGGTGGCTCAAAGAAGAAGAGTAA
- a CDS encoding pyridoxamine 5'-phosphate oxidase family protein encodes MNLGDAIGFARKTGICFMATREEGQPRVRPVSVMDEESGFYFATVEGKRMHRQLLDNPLVEACFYDPTTPSDGGTVLRVAGDVEFVDDLEMKARILGKSPVLQGIFSGPDDVHYILYRIAHGEARFWTMADFGKEDRIRGIPF; translated from the coding sequence ATGAATCTGGGCGATGCAATCGGATTTGCAAGAAAAACAGGAATATGCTTCATGGCGACACGGGAAGAGGGACAACCCCGTGTCCGCCCGGTATCGGTCATGGACGAAGAGAGCGGGTTTTACTTCGCGACAGTCGAAGGAAAACGGATGCACCGCCAGCTCCTGGACAACCCCCTCGTGGAGGCCTGTTTCTACGACCCAACGACCCCATCCGACGGCGGAACGGTACTCAGGGTCGCCGGGGACGTTGAATTCGTCGATGACCTGGAGATGAAGGCCCGCATCCTCGGAAAGAGTCCGGTCCTCCAGGGGATATTCAGCGGTCCCGACGATGTGCACTACATCCTCTACCGGATCGCCCACGGCGAGGCACGGTTCTGGACCATGGCGGACTTCGGAAAAGAGGACAGGATCAGAGGAATCCCGTTCTGA
- a CDS encoding ROK family protein — protein sequence MTTDAGTMEAEPAVLAVDIGATNTRVALVDTKGIIRASLSEKTPVSGNDPTIIARRVKEMAERLLGPAGWEAVGSVGISGAGPVDRERGSLINPPNIPFPEVPLAGPLGEGTRLPITVLNDCHAGVIGERCFGEGMGYRNMVYLTLSTGIGAGVILDGRLILGSEGNAAEVGHFHVDSALDLPCGCGYTGHWEGYASGRFLPRFFSAWWGKDLSHLPFDPRTPEGIFSAAGEGNPIASAFLDRLAVINGRGISDIIVAYNPDLIVFDGSVVVNNVPEVLERAIPRIDRYLTLPRLAVTALGGTAPLVGAAVASGIECRGGDLARVDWNDPCGAGR from the coding sequence ATGACAACGGATGCTGGAACAATGGAGGCTGAACCGGCGGTACTGGCGGTAGATATCGGGGCCACCAACACCCGGGTGGCACTCGTGGACACAAAGGGGATAATCAGGGCATCGTTGTCGGAAAAGACCCCGGTTTCCGGGAACGATCCGACGATTATCGCCCGACGGGTGAAGGAGATGGCGGAGCGTCTCCTCGGGCCTGCCGGGTGGGAGGCGGTCGGATCCGTAGGAATCTCGGGTGCCGGCCCTGTCGATCGTGAACGGGGTTCCCTGATCAATCCTCCGAATATTCCATTCCCCGAAGTTCCCCTGGCCGGACCGCTCGGTGAAGGGACCCGCCTCCCGATAACCGTGCTCAATGACTGCCACGCGGGGGTTATCGGGGAACGGTGCTTCGGCGAAGGAATGGGGTATCGTAACATGGTCTACCTCACCCTCTCCACCGGCATCGGGGCCGGGGTAATACTGGACGGGAGGCTCATCCTCGGTTCGGAGGGAAACGCAGCGGAAGTCGGCCACTTCCATGTCGATTCTGCGCTCGACCTCCCCTGCGGATGCGGGTACACCGGCCACTGGGAAGGGTACGCGTCCGGAAGATTCCTCCCCCGGTTCTTCTCCGCATGGTGGGGAAAGGACCTCTCGCACCTCCCGTTCGATCCCCGGACCCCCGAAGGTATCTTTTCCGCAGCAGGCGAGGGCAACCCGATAGCCTCCGCGTTCCTGGACCGGCTTGCGGTGATTAACGGGCGCGGGATCTCGGATATCATCGTTGCCTACAACCCCGACCTGATCGTGTTCGACGGTTCGGTGGTGGTGAACAATGTCCCTGAAGTACTGGAAAGGGCGATTCCCAGGATCGACCGGTACCTCACGCTCCCGCGTCTTGCGGTCACCGCCCTCGGAGGGACCGCCCCGCTCGTCGGGGCCGCGGTGGCGTCAGGAATCGAATGCAGGGGCGGGGATCTCGCCCGGGTCGACTGGAACGACCCGTGCGGTGCAGGCAGATGA
- a CDS encoding N-formylglutamate amidohydrolase, whose product MMNKVYPFLLSVPHGGTAIPPGLGDRILLTGEEIRYYSDPASLELYDFRERVQGYLEASVSRVLVDLNRPPYYLPPRHTDGVVKTVTPDGIEIWKDRCVPDLPCIHRLLMTHYFPYHDRINILLDTLPVELAIDCHTMTPVGAPRNHDAGKKRPLVCIGNNGNSSGEPRPHALLTCPPGWARALARTFREIFPGPGDVLLNEPYPGGFIPNAHYWHKGVPWIQLELNRSLYEVPSGTHPGPAAVDGERVRNLHDTIWNVLSTFWDGLQQGPV is encoded by the coding sequence ATGATGAACAAGGTCTACCCGTTCCTGCTTTCGGTCCCCCACGGGGGCACCGCGATCCCTCCCGGACTCGGGGACAGGATCCTCCTGACAGGAGAGGAGATCCGGTATTACAGCGATCCCGCCTCTCTTGAACTCTACGATTTCAGGGAACGTGTGCAGGGGTACCTCGAGGCCTCCGTGTCCCGTGTCCTGGTCGACCTGAACCGCCCCCCGTACTATCTTCCGCCCCGGCACACGGACGGGGTGGTGAAAACGGTCACCCCGGACGGGATAGAAATATGGAAGGACAGATGTGTTCCCGACCTTCCCTGTATCCACCGCCTCCTGATGACTCATTACTTCCCGTACCACGACCGGATCAACATCCTCCTGGATACGCTCCCGGTGGAACTCGCCATCGACTGCCATACCATGACCCCGGTCGGTGCCCCCCGGAACCACGATGCAGGGAAGAAACGGCCTTTGGTCTGCATAGGGAACAATGGGAATTCTTCCGGGGAACCACGCCCGCACGCCCTCCTTACCTGCCCCCCGGGGTGGGCCCGGGCACTCGCCCGGACGTTCCGGGAGATCTTCCCCGGTCCGGGGGACGTGCTTCTCAACGAGCCCTATCCGGGAGGCTTCATCCCGAACGCCCATTACTGGCACAAAGGTGTCCCCTGGATACAGCTGGAACTGAACCGGTCGCTCTACGAGGTACCCTCCGGGACGCACCCAGGCCCGGCAGCAGTTGACGGGGAGCGGGTCCGGAACCTGCACGACACAATCTGGAACGTGCTTTCCACGTTCTGGGACGGGCTCCAGCAGGGACCAGTATAA
- the cls gene encoding cardiolipin synthase, which produces MDEYLVALLVIGIILNGIAAVSIVFLERKSPTSALAWLIVLVFLPLAGFILYLIFGQNIHRERMFRIKERDDLFLSKVIAGQQEELRSEELRIPGDYGGRFRGLAMMLLQSTLSFFTMDNRVEIFTTGEEKFAALFREIEAARDHIHLEYYILRNDGLGRKLTDLLTEKCGQGLEVRLLLDGLGSGGLPRHFFDRYLAAGGKLAYFFPSIAPLINPRMNYRNHRKIVVIDGNTGFVGGFNVGEEYLGKNPRLGAWRDTHVMIRGSAAMALQLRFILDWSYASKEYLGSGPRYFPGSTGEQGALLQIVSGGPDARWSLIEDAYLKIIASAREKIYIQSPYFVPDESVLDSLRIASRSGVDVRVMIPRKRDHPFVHWASYSFLGDLLDSGVKAYIYEGGFIHAKSIVVDGLVSSVGSANWDIRSFRLNFETNAFIYDREISGRLEKIFFGDLEHCTLVTPGLYAARSVRVKIKESVSRLFSPLL; this is translated from the coding sequence ATGGACGAGTATCTGGTAGCCCTGCTGGTGATCGGTATCATCCTTAACGGCATCGCGGCGGTCAGTATCGTTTTCCTCGAGCGCAAAAGTCCCACCTCAGCACTTGCATGGCTTATTGTCCTCGTTTTCCTCCCACTTGCGGGGTTCATCCTCTACCTGATCTTCGGCCAGAACATCCATCGCGAACGAATGTTCCGGATCAAGGAACGGGACGACCTTTTCCTCTCAAAGGTTATCGCCGGCCAGCAGGAGGAGCTCCGCTCCGAGGAACTCCGTATCCCGGGGGATTACGGGGGACGGTTCCGCGGTCTGGCGATGATGCTGCTGCAAAGCACGCTGTCGTTCTTCACCATGGACAACAGGGTGGAGATCTTCACTACCGGGGAAGAGAAGTTCGCTGCGCTGTTTCGGGAGATCGAAGCGGCCCGCGACCACATACACCTCGAATACTATATCCTCCGCAACGACGGGCTCGGGCGGAAACTCACCGACCTCCTTACGGAAAAGTGCGGGCAGGGACTCGAGGTCCGCCTGCTCCTCGACGGGCTCGGGTCCGGCGGCCTCCCCCGCCATTTCTTCGATCGTTACCTCGCCGCCGGGGGAAAACTCGCCTATTTCTTTCCTTCCATTGCACCGTTGATCAACCCGCGTATGAACTACAGGAACCACCGGAAGATCGTGGTGATCGACGGGAACACCGGATTCGTGGGAGGGTTCAACGTGGGCGAAGAGTACCTGGGGAAAAACCCCAGGCTCGGCGCGTGGCGGGACACCCACGTCATGATCCGGGGATCCGCCGCGATGGCCCTCCAGCTCCGGTTCATCCTCGACTGGAGTTACGCCTCGAAGGAGTACCTGGGATCAGGACCCCGATATTTCCCGGGGAGCACGGGTGAACAGGGTGCCCTGCTCCAGATCGTTTCCGGAGGGCCCGATGCCCGGTGGAGCCTTATCGAGGACGCGTATCTCAAGATTATCGCTTCCGCCCGGGAGAAGATCTACATCCAGTCCCCCTACTTCGTCCCTGACGAGAGTGTGCTCGATTCGCTCCGGATCGCCTCGCGCTCGGGGGTGGACGTGCGGGTGATGATCCCGAGAAAACGTGACCACCCCTTCGTTCACTGGGCATCGTATTCATTCCTCGGCGACCTGCTCGATTCGGGCGTGAAAGCATACATCTACGAAGGAGGGTTCATTCATGCCAAGAGCATCGTGGTCGACGGGCTGGTCTCCTCCGTGGGGAGTGCAAACTGGGATATCAGGAGTTTCCGATTGAATTTCGAGACCAATGCCTTCATCTACGACAGGGAGATCTCCGGGCGGCTGGAAAAGATCTTCTTCGGAGACCTCGAACACTGTACCCTGGTCACACCCGGCCTTTATGCCGCAAGGAGCGTCAGGGTGAAGATAAAGGAATCCGTATCACGCCTTTTCTCCCCGCTCCTGTAA
- a CDS encoding PHP-associated domain-containing protein encodes MRGPASSGHPGVSFAIPDHDALARDGYLAVDMHVHSRHSDGLPAVRDLLARAGHHGFGFAITDHNVVSGAKAACSEERSIAVIPGIEVSTPEGPHILFYFYQISDLLDFYHRVIERALRENPWMAIRLPTGTLLERAGDYSCLIVAAHPFGYAVLNRGVLKAVEKKIMPPEVMHPIDGLEVICGGMSAALNRRAAEYSHEHRLAFTGGSDGHLLRETGTVVTCARVGDGAELLDAIRKRKNIVVGRTSRTVGKGLSAGVIMGRFLPYTLPSLRIHYEQNVPRIWNRYVSREKEENGK; translated from the coding sequence ATGCGGGGACCGGCTTCATCAGGCCATCCGGGAGTCTCGTTCGCCATCCCGGACCACGACGCGCTGGCACGGGACGGATACCTCGCGGTGGACATGCACGTCCATTCCCGTCACTCGGACGGGCTCCCCGCGGTGCGGGACCTCCTCGCCAGGGCCGGGCATCATGGGTTCGGCTTTGCCATCACCGACCATAACGTCGTTTCCGGGGCCAAAGCGGCCTGCAGCGAAGAACGTTCGATCGCAGTAATCCCCGGGATCGAGGTAAGTACCCCGGAAGGTCCGCACATCCTGTTCTATTTTTACCAGATCTCCGATCTCCTCGACTTTTATCACCGGGTTATCGAAAGGGCGCTCAGGGAAAACCCCTGGATGGCGATCCGGCTTCCCACGGGCACACTGCTCGAACGGGCGGGAGACTATTCCTGCCTTATCGTAGCCGCCCACCCGTTCGGGTACGCGGTGCTCAACAGGGGGGTGCTGAAAGCGGTTGAGAAAAAGATCATGCCTCCCGAGGTGATGCATCCCATCGACGGGCTGGAGGTCATATGCGGGGGGATGAGCGCCGCGCTTAACAGGAGAGCGGCGGAATATTCGCATGAGCACCGCCTCGCATTCACGGGGGGGTCCGACGGGCACCTGCTCCGGGAGACGGGAACGGTGGTCACCTGCGCAAGGGTCGGGGACGGGGCGGAGCTCCTGGATGCCATCCGTAAACGGAAGAATATCGTGGTGGGACGCACCTCCCGCACCGTGGGGAAGGGACTCTCCGCCGGGGTGATCATGGGCCGCTTCCTCCCCTACACCCTGCCCTCCCTCCGGATTCACTACGAACAGAACGTGCCCCGGATCTGGAACCGCTACGTGTCCCGGGAGAAGGAAGAGAACGGCAAGTAA
- a CDS encoding GYD domain-containing protein, whose product MPHYIVLGNFTEKGLSKIRDAHGRMLQSRDIFRCVGGNLIELFHTFGRYDFVALVEAPGEEEMMRALLILGEQGEVRTETMVAVPAGHTMEIIKEL is encoded by the coding sequence ATGCCGCACTATATTGTGCTCGGTAACTTCACCGAGAAAGGGCTCTCGAAGATCAGGGATGCACACGGGAGAATGCTCCAGTCACGGGATATATTCCGCTGTGTCGGAGGAAACCTCATCGAACTCTTCCATACATTCGGGAGATACGATTTCGTCGCCCTGGTTGAAGCGCCGGGGGAGGAAGAGATGATGAGGGCGCTCCTGATCCTCGGCGAGCAGGGAGAGGTCAGGACCGAGACCATGGTCGCCGTCCCCGCAGGGCACACCATGGAGATCATCAAAGAGCTCTGA
- a CDS encoding class I SAM-dependent methyltransferase, producing MLFLSHREAAHWKRMAAEVLRTGALPGDIPCPVRKNLLPAFHFYLGTLLISKGMREAGREWLASGTVIEEDGLFSSAFLIGFLERHEGRFVQPDVVFRDPRPFIHFSGVPVMASARERFVSQATHSLPEFREPLRMMDIGCGNGTLTVTLLESLTASGKAGNVAEVMLVDPSPAMLSLAETEVREAFPDASVTTINHSFQEFSGKLKGHYDLAISSLAFHHMPIEEKRVQLARLAPMIDHFLLFELDANNDTPEYGSPELALSLYQSYGRIIDFVFSHDAPVEVAIACVDLFLITELVSFLTEHRGVRKDYHMLRSQWNDLFASSFGPEFSLRCDSPCYADEYLTLFTMHYGRE from the coding sequence ATGCTGTTCTTATCGCACCGGGAGGCGGCCCACTGGAAGAGGATGGCCGCAGAGGTACTCCGCACCGGTGCACTACCGGGCGACATCCCGTGCCCGGTCAGGAAGAATCTCCTGCCCGCGTTCCACTTTTACCTCGGTACCCTCCTGATCTCGAAAGGGATGCGGGAGGCAGGCAGGGAATGGCTCGCGTCCGGGACGGTGATCGAAGAGGACGGCCTCTTCTCTTCGGCATTTCTCATCGGGTTCCTCGAGCGGCACGAAGGGAGGTTTGTCCAGCCTGACGTCGTGTTCCGGGATCCCCGTCCGTTCATCCATTTCTCCGGCGTACCGGTTATGGCATCGGCCCGGGAACGGTTCGTCTCCCAGGCGACCCATTCGCTCCCCGAATTCCGCGAACCCCTCAGGATGATGGACATCGGGTGCGGCAACGGCACCCTCACCGTAACGCTCCTCGAGTCTCTCACCGCGTCGGGAAAGGCCGGGAACGTGGCGGAGGTGATGCTGGTCGACCCTTCGCCGGCAATGCTTTCCCTCGCGGAAACAGAGGTCCGGGAAGCGTTCCCGGATGCCTCCGTCACCACGATAAATCACTCGTTCCAGGAGTTTTCCGGTAAACTCAAGGGACACTACGACCTCGCGATCAGTTCCCTGGCCTTCCACCATATGCCGATCGAAGAGAAGCGGGTGCAGCTCGCGCGGCTCGCCCCCATGATCGATCATTTTCTCCTTTTCGAGCTCGATGCCAACAACGATACCCCCGAATACGGGAGCCCGGAACTGGCCCTCTCGCTCTACCAGTCCTACGGCAGGATCATCGATTTCGTGTTCTCCCACGACGCTCCCGTCGAGGTCGCGATCGCGTGCGTGGACCTGTTCCTGATCACCGAACTGGTCTCGTTCCTCACCGAGCACCGGGGGGTCAGGAAAGACTATCACATGCTCCGGAGCCAGTGGAACGATCTCTTCGCCTCGTCATTCGGCCCGGAATTTTCCCTGCGCTGCGATTCTCCCTGCTATGCAGACGAATACCTGACCCTCTTCACGATGCACTACGGGAGGGAATAA
- a CDS encoding aminotransferase-like domain-containing protein has product MEHSYRFADRMRRAPESFLGTLFAVSRDPEILSFAGGLPGSRFIDTEGIARAAEEVLEHEGQEALQYSTTDGYRPLREYIAERYRKRLGLPATPENIQIVNGSQQCLDLVAKIFVNPGDGIGMESPGYLGAIEAFSLYEPVFHGVPLGEEGPDPERFAAVIRDARPGLFYAIPNSQNPSGATYSTESRRMVAETIEESDTIFYEDDAFGELFFDHRPRPPVSALIPEQSVLSGSFSKTVAPGMRIGWIYGPEPVIGQFNVAKQAADLHSNHLCQMVLSRYLAGHDLDAHIRRVSDAYAGQCSVMCDEIDDLLPPGVSHTRPQGGMFLVARLPPEISASRVFEEGIREKVAVLPGTPFFVDGGGDDLIRLNFSSPTEEEIKEGMRRLARVFRRLGGS; this is encoded by the coding sequence ATGGAACACTCCTATCGGTTTGCCGACCGAATGCGGCGGGCTCCGGAATCTTTCCTGGGAACCCTTTTTGCCGTTTCCAGGGACCCGGAAATACTCTCCTTCGCCGGGGGCCTCCCGGGGAGCAGGTTCATCGATACGGAAGGAATAGCCCGGGCGGCCGAAGAAGTGCTGGAACACGAGGGCCAGGAAGCGCTGCAGTATTCCACCACCGACGGATATCGCCCCCTCAGGGAGTATATCGCGGAACGGTACCGGAAAAGGCTCGGGCTCCCCGCTACGCCGGAAAATATCCAGATCGTGAACGGCTCACAGCAATGCCTCGACCTGGTCGCAAAGATCTTTGTGAACCCGGGGGATGGCATCGGGATGGAAAGCCCCGGATATCTCGGTGCAATTGAGGCTTTTTCCCTCTACGAGCCCGTATTTCACGGTGTCCCCCTCGGCGAGGAGGGACCCGACCCGGAACGGTTCGCCGCGGTGATCAGGGATGCCCGGCCGGGATTATTTTACGCCATTCCCAACTCCCAGAACCCGTCAGGGGCGACGTACTCGACGGAGTCCCGGCGTATGGTCGCCGAGACCATAGAGGAAAGCGATACAATATTCTACGAGGATGATGCCTTCGGCGAGCTCTTCTTCGATCACCGGCCGCGACCCCCCGTCTCGGCACTCATCCCGGAACAGTCCGTGCTCTCGGGCTCCTTCTCCAAGACCGTCGCCCCCGGGATGCGTATCGGTTGGATTTACGGCCCCGAACCGGTGATCGGGCAGTTCAACGTGGCAAAACAGGCCGCGGATCTTCATTCAAACCATCTCTGCCAGATGGTGCTCTCCCGTTACCTGGCCGGACACGACCTCGACGCCCACATTCGGAGGGTCTCCGATGCATATGCCGGACAGTGCAGTGTGATGTGCGACGAGATCGACGACCTCCTCCCTCCCGGGGTGTCCCATACCCGTCCGCAGGGAGGGATGTTCCTGGTCGCCCGCCTGCCTCCGGAAATCTCTGCTTCCCGCGTGTTCGAAGAGGGTATCCGCGAAAAAGTTGCGGTCCTTCCGGGGACACCCTTCTTCGTGGACGGCGGCGGGGACGACCTTATCAGGTTGAACTTCTCAAGTCCGACCGAGGAGGAGATCAAGGAAGGGATGCGACGGCTTGCGAGGGTCTTCCGACGTCTTGGTGGAAGCTGA
- a CDS encoding mechanosensitive ion channel family protein — protein sequence MLISTIASWAATLTYQNMYLQDLATVLLVATVTYLVFEILLIKFGSSRISDKRTRYSLNKVFYVLSIVIFLVVSMLLVVQDPSSLLVTFGIIGAAIAFALQDVFKNFVGSIIIMGGNLFRVGDRIEIEGFYGDVMDIGLMNSTLMEIREWVDGDQATGRINLVPNGLVIAHTVHNYTKDHSFIWDEIFIPVTYNSDWKKAISIITEVITRETGEVTSRAEAEIERLGEKYYLSRSVIEPAVYLRFTDNWIALYARYTTDVRNRRVVNTRLSRLILERLEVEPDITVASQTETVTVIQQEPVAEKGEPGKRT from the coding sequence TTGCTCATCTCGACGATTGCGAGCTGGGCGGCGACCCTCACCTACCAGAACATGTACCTGCAGGATCTCGCGACCGTACTCCTGGTGGCGACCGTCACCTACCTGGTCTTCGAGATCCTGTTAATCAAGTTCGGGTCGAGCCGAATAAGCGATAAACGGACCAGGTACTCCCTGAACAAGGTCTTTTACGTCCTGTCGATCGTTATTTTCCTGGTCGTCTCTATGCTCCTTGTGGTGCAGGACCCCTCTTCCCTCCTGGTGACATTCGGAATTATCGGGGCGGCGATCGCGTTTGCCCTTCAGGACGTCTTCAAAAATTTCGTGGGAAGTATCATTATCATGGGCGGGAACCTCTTCCGGGTCGGAGACCGGATCGAGATCGAAGGGTTTTACGGCGACGTAATGGACATCGGGCTGATGAACAGCACGCTGATGGAGATCCGGGAGTGGGTCGACGGCGACCAGGCGACAGGAAGGATCAACCTGGTCCCGAACGGGCTCGTGATCGCCCACACGGTCCACAACTATACAAAAGACCATTCCTTCATCTGGGACGAGATTTTCATCCCGGTTACCTACAACAGCGACTGGAAAAAGGCGATTTCCATCATCACCGAGGTGATCACCCGGGAGACCGGGGAGGTGACCTCGCGGGCCGAGGCGGAGATCGAGCGTCTCGGGGAAAAATACTACCTCTCCCGGAGCGTGATCGAGCCCGCGGTCTACCTCAGGTTCACCGACAACTGGATCGCACTCTATGCACGGTATACCACGGACGTCCGGAACCGCAGGGTGGTGAACACCCGTCTCTCGCGGCTGATCCTGGAACGACTCGAAGTCGAACCCGACATCACAGTCGCCTCGCAGACCGAAACGGTCACCGTGATCCAGCAGGAGCCGGTCGCGGAGAAGGGCGAACCCGGCAAACGGACCTGA
- a CDS encoding GNAT family N-acetyltransferase — MATRPQRNLESRNETAPGNPGTEAITLRAAIDADKEPVMQIFNHYATASFAAYPDGPVPERMFDLLQGEALALIVAESGGTVIGFGMLKPFMPFTAFRSAATASYFIGPGHTRVGVGTMILERLEHTAKDAGVTTLLVHISSKNEASIRFHQRNGFAEVGRLHSVGRKFGESFDIVWMQKDIGSTG, encoded by the coding sequence ATGGCAACGAGACCTCAACGTAATTTGGAAAGTAGGAACGAAACGGCACCCGGTAACCCGGGAACTGAAGCGATTACCCTCAGGGCCGCCATCGACGCCGATAAGGAACCGGTCATGCAGATCTTCAATCACTATGCGACCGCGAGTTTTGCAGCATATCCTGACGGACCGGTGCCGGAAAGGATGTTCGATCTCCTGCAAGGAGAGGCGCTCGCTCTTATCGTGGCCGAATCCGGAGGTACGGTGATAGGCTTTGGCATGCTGAAACCGTTCATGCCGTTTACGGCGTTCCGTTCTGCGGCAACAGCCAGTTATTTCATCGGGCCCGGGCATACCCGCGTCGGAGTAGGGACGATGATCCTCGAACGGCTCGAACACACGGCGAAGGACGCGGGGGTGACGACGCTCCTGGTGCACATCTCCTCGAAAAACGAGGCGAGTATCCGTTTTCACCAGAGAAACGGGTTCGCGGAAGTAGGAAGGTTACATTCCGTGGGCAGGAAATTCGGAGAGTCCTTCGATATTGTATGGATGCAAAAGGATATCGGGTCGACCGGATAG
- a CDS encoding iron-sulfur cluster assembly scaffold protein — translation MSSRIPLAYNPKVLELFRNPVNLGKMENPDAEALAGSLACGDMVAVYLRIDRETGIIREAMFESYGCAANIAASSVMTVMAKGKSLEEAWKISWKDISDDLGTLPVVKSHCGILAVGALRRAIRNYYKDKQAPSWLPEKLTPDERHAVEEERLLEVLTKRAKRIEAELTEEAKEEQ, via the coding sequence ATGTCGAGTCGTATACCACTTGCCTATAACCCGAAAGTCCTGGAACTGTTCAGGAACCCCGTGAACCTGGGGAAGATGGAGAACCCCGACGCTGAAGCGCTCGCGGGGAGCCTGGCATGCGGGGACATGGTCGCCGTGTACCTCCGTATCGACAGGGAGACCGGGATCATCAGGGAGGCGATGTTCGAGAGCTACGGGTGTGCCGCAAACATCGCGGCATCAAGCGTGATGACCGTTATGGCGAAGGGAAAGTCCCTGGAAGAGGCCTGGAAGATCAGTTGGAAAGATATATCGGACGATCTCGGGACACTCCCCGTGGTGAAGTCCCACTGCGGGATCCTGGCAGTCGGGGCGCTTCGCCGGGCGATCAGGAACTATTACAAGGACAAACAGGCCCCGTCCTGGCTCCCGGAGAAGCTCACCCCCGACGAGCGGCATGCGGTGGAGGAGGAACGACTGCTTGAGGTTCTCACCAAGAGGGCAAAGCGGATCGAAGCGGAGCTCACCGAAGAGGCGAAGGAGGAACAATAA